The following are from one region of the Haloactinomyces albus genome:
- a CDS encoding DNA-3-methyladenine glycosylase I has protein sequence MNHPTEDYRTGEPRHEGSAHPGSSGAVVCDDGFARPPWAAVDPLLRDYYDTEWGMPVRGEQALYERISLEGFQAGLSWATILRKRPAFREAFDGFDPDTVAAYAEADVERLLANPAIVRNRSKIRATINNAQATIALRREGGLDAFLWSFQPETTPAPRTVAEVPTTSPESIALSKALRKKGFSFVGPTTMFALMEAVGMIDTHLVDSHRRGSSGIWTTSSSRTTS, from the coding sequence ATGAACCACCCGACCGAGGATTACCGAACCGGCGAACCCCGACACGAGGGTTCGGCCCACCCCGGCTCCTCGGGGGCGGTGGTGTGCGACGACGGGTTCGCCAGGCCGCCGTGGGCGGCGGTCGATCCGCTGCTCCGGGACTACTACGACACCGAGTGGGGCATGCCCGTCCGCGGAGAGCAGGCACTGTACGAACGCATCAGCCTCGAAGGTTTCCAAGCCGGCCTGTCGTGGGCAACGATCCTGCGCAAACGTCCCGCCTTCCGCGAGGCCTTCGATGGCTTCGATCCCGATACGGTGGCGGCCTACGCCGAAGCCGATGTGGAACGGCTCCTGGCCAACCCCGCGATCGTGCGCAACCGCTCGAAGATCCGGGCGACGATCAACAACGCGCAAGCCACGATCGCGCTGCGCCGGGAGGGCGGACTGGATGCCTTCCTCTGGTCCTTCCAACCCGAGACCACCCCCGCGCCACGCACGGTCGCGGAAGTCCCCACGACCTCACCCGAATCCATCGCCCTGTCGAAGGCACTGCGCAAGAAGGGCTTCTCCTTCGTCGGCCCCACTACGATGTTCGCCCTCATGGAAGCGGTCGGCATGATCGACACCCACCTCGTCGACAGCCATCGTCGCGGTTCCTCCGGGATCTGGACCACGTCGTCGAGCAGGACCACGTCGTAG
- a CDS encoding IS4 family transposase: MPRPGQVTSSSRERLPDRIAIGVLTRAFPPELVDEVLAATGRVEQRKRLLPARVVVYFVLAMCLFRQEGYEEVTRLLTNGLAWTRHWQAQWQAPTTAALSRARARLGAEPVAALFERVATPVATAATAGAWYRGHRLVAVDGTTFDLADTPANGDYFGRPGSSRGDGVSAYPQARVVALAECGTHAIFTATSAPLTTTESKLVPKLWPALAPDMLLLADRALLSFDAWRATTATGADLLWRARSSAVLPVTRQFDDGSYLSEIVAARDKNRRADPATVRVVEFTLGEAATVYRLVTSLLDPEQAPAAELAALYAQRWEIETALDELKTHQGGPNLILRSQHPDGVEQELYGFLLTHHALRGLMHDTAASAETDPDRISFLRTLRVVRRQVTDQAAFSPEPPDASTTVHP; encoded by the coding sequence ATGCCCAGGCCTGGTCAGGTGACGTCGTCGTCGCGGGAGCGGTTGCCGGATCGGATTGCGATTGGGGTGCTCACGCGGGCGTTTCCGCCGGAGTTGGTGGACGAGGTGCTGGCTGCCACGGGGCGGGTGGAGCAGCGCAAACGGCTGTTGCCGGCGCGGGTGGTGGTGTATTTCGTGCTGGCGATGTGCCTGTTTCGTCAGGAAGGCTATGAAGAGGTCACTCGCTTGTTGACCAATGGGTTGGCCTGGACACGGCACTGGCAGGCTCAGTGGCAGGCGCCGACGACGGCGGCGCTGTCGCGAGCCCGGGCCCGGCTGGGTGCCGAGCCGGTGGCCGCGTTGTTCGAGCGGGTGGCTACTCCGGTGGCTACCGCGGCCACGGCGGGGGCGTGGTATCGCGGCCACCGACTGGTTGCCGTGGACGGCACCACGTTCGATCTGGCCGACACTCCGGCCAACGGGGACTACTTCGGTCGGCCGGGCAGTTCCCGCGGCGACGGAGTGAGTGCCTATCCGCAGGCCCGCGTGGTCGCGCTGGCCGAGTGCGGCACGCACGCGATCTTCACCGCCACGTCGGCGCCGCTGACGACGACCGAGTCCAAACTGGTCCCGAAGTTGTGGCCCGCCCTGGCACCGGACATGCTGCTGCTGGCCGACCGGGCCTTGTTGAGCTTCGACGCCTGGCGGGCCACCACAGCCACCGGGGCCGACCTGCTGTGGCGAGCCCGGTCCAGCGCGGTGCTGCCCGTAACCCGCCAGTTCGACGACGGCTCGTATCTGTCCGAAATCGTGGCCGCCCGGGACAAAAACCGGCGGGCCGACCCGGCCACCGTGCGGGTGGTCGAGTTCACCCTCGGCGAGGCCGCGACGGTCTACCGGCTGGTGACCAGCCTGCTCGACCCGGAGCAGGCTCCCGCTGCCGAACTGGCCGCCCTGTATGCCCAACGGTGGGAGATCGAAACCGCCCTGGACGAACTCAAAACCCACCAAGGCGGGCCCAACCTGATCCTGCGCTCGCAACACCCCGACGGGGTCGAACAGGAACTCTACGGTTTCCTACTGACCCACCACGCCCTGCGCGGCCTGATGCACGACACCGCCGCCAGCGCCGAGACCGATCCCGACCGGATCTCGTTTCTGCGCACGCTGCGCGTGGTCCGCCGCCAGGTCACCGACCAGGCGGCTTTTTCCCCCGAACCGCCTGATGCGAGCACTACGGTGCACCCGTAA
- a CDS encoding thermonuclease family protein has translation MEALSALLGLVAFAVMVWAVVFAVRRIRRRRRGVIKGFLARLGMGIAVLIVAGAVAPPVPPSPPADQAQSAPSNTGSPSTTASRPPSMTPETPVPEGVPEEAQQAMVRRIVDGDTVELAALAAGTALAGTSPVEVRLLEIDTPETRDPSEPVQCYGREAAAHLTELIPVGSTVWVQRDEELKDQYDRYLLYLWNAEGTFVNLEMVRGGFAEAELYQPNDKYWDRISAAEVDARSAGENLWGVCAPRGQPESTSESEAEPEPQPEPRSKTDSGAGAYLFPPPPPDKDCSQVSANNFRVRPGDPHRFDSNGDGIGCEG, from the coding sequence ATGGAAGCGCTGAGCGCGCTGCTCGGGCTCGTCGCTTTTGCGGTGATGGTCTGGGCTGTGGTTTTTGCAGTACGCCGCATCCGGCGCCGACGCAGAGGCGTCATCAAGGGGTTCCTGGCGCGGCTGGGAATGGGAATCGCGGTGCTCATCGTGGCCGGGGCGGTGGCCCCGCCCGTGCCGCCTTCCCCACCTGCTGATCAGGCGCAGTCGGCCCCGAGCAACACCGGATCACCGTCGACGACCGCCTCCCGGCCGCCCTCCATGACGCCGGAGACCCCGGTACCGGAAGGTGTGCCGGAGGAAGCACAGCAGGCCATGGTCCGGCGGATCGTGGATGGTGACACCGTGGAGTTGGCCGCGCTCGCGGCAGGCACCGCACTGGCCGGTACGTCCCCGGTCGAGGTGCGGCTGTTGGAGATCGATACTCCGGAGACTCGGGACCCTTCCGAGCCGGTGCAGTGCTACGGCCGGGAAGCCGCCGCTCATCTCACCGAACTCATTCCTGTGGGCAGCACGGTATGGGTGCAGCGTGACGAGGAACTGAAAGACCAGTACGACCGGTACCTGCTGTACCTGTGGAACGCCGAGGGGACTTTCGTCAATCTGGAGATGGTTCGAGGCGGCTTCGCCGAAGCCGAGCTCTACCAGCCCAACGACAAGTACTGGGACAGGATCAGCGCAGCCGAAGTGGATGCCCGAAGCGCCGGCGAGAACCTCTGGGGTGTCTGCGCCCCTCGCGGACAGCCGGAAAGCACCTCCGAGTCGGAGGCCGAACCGGAGCCGCAACCCGAGCCACGATCGAAGACGGACAGCGGCGCGGGAGCCTACCTCTTCCCACCGCCTCCGCCGGACAAGGATTGCTCGCAAGTCTCGGCGAACAACTTCCGGGTCCGTCCGGGAGACCCACATCGGTTCGACAGCAATGGCGATGGTATCGGCTGCGAAGGCTGA
- a CDS encoding NADH:ubiquinone reductase (Na(+)-transporting) subunit F, whose product MSDTHEIRISTLEKSTSCPDDQPVLESFLREGIWLPHSCTQGTCGTCKMKVLEGEIDHRGSSEYTLTLEERDAGIALGCQATPRSNLMLEPVEQLDPDDGVVRHPLKDVIGTVVTLDDIARDIRRLVVELDDPMNFNAGQYAEIKVPGTDVARQYSMANPPSQTDRLEFHIKRTPDGIATDGWMFREMQRGDRVELKGPLGDFGMNTPQEEPAILIAGGTGLAPLKSIVQHALADELAPQLYLYQGGRTRQDLYDMEFFHRLEQQYEQFTYRPCLSEEEWNGATGMVTDAVLEDFTSCKGLSAYLCGPPPMVEAGVRALKRRRMAPRKIFREEFLDASHTAAAVS is encoded by the coding sequence ATGAGCGATACCCACGAGATCCGGATCAGCACGCTGGAAAAGTCCACGTCCTGTCCTGACGATCAGCCCGTTCTCGAGTCGTTCCTGCGGGAGGGCATCTGGCTGCCGCACTCGTGCACTCAGGGCACCTGCGGCACCTGCAAGATGAAAGTACTGGAAGGCGAAATCGATCACCGCGGCTCCTCGGAGTACACGCTCACGCTCGAGGAGCGGGACGCCGGCATCGCGCTGGGCTGTCAGGCCACACCGCGCTCGAACCTGATGCTGGAGCCGGTCGAACAGCTCGATCCCGACGACGGTGTGGTACGCCATCCGCTCAAGGACGTCATCGGCACCGTGGTGACACTCGACGACATCGCACGCGACATCCGCCGACTGGTCGTCGAACTCGACGATCCGATGAACTTCAACGCCGGGCAGTACGCCGAGATCAAGGTGCCGGGCACCGACGTGGCAAGGCAGTACTCCATGGCCAACCCACCGTCACAGACCGACCGGCTGGAGTTCCACATCAAGCGCACCCCGGACGGTATCGCCACCGACGGTTGGATGTTCCGGGAAATGCAGCGAGGAGATCGTGTCGAGCTCAAGGGCCCCCTCGGAGACTTCGGCATGAACACCCCGCAGGAAGAGCCGGCCATCCTGATCGCCGGCGGAACCGGTCTGGCTCCCCTGAAGTCGATCGTGCAGCACGCGCTCGCCGATGAACTGGCGCCACAGCTGTACCTCTATCAAGGCGGCCGCACCCGCCAGGACCTCTACGACATGGAGTTCTTCCACCGGCTGGAACAGCAGTACGAGCAGTTCACCTACCGGCCCTGCCTCAGCGAGGAGGAGTGGAACGGCGCAACAGGCATGGTCACCGATGCGGTGCTGGAGGACTTCACCTCGTGCAAGGGGCTCAGCGCCTACCTGTGCGGCCCGCCGCCCATGGTGGAAGCCGGGGTAAGGGCGCTCAAGCGACGGCGCATGGCTCCCCGCAAAATTTTCCGGGAGGAGTTCCTCGATGCCTCGCACACCGCTGCCGCAGTGAGCTGA
- a CDS encoding oxygenase MpaB family protein: MQRYEWRDRIESMDPEHDFHEIYRIVVAHEFPWDMNQSLSFALYRTYAVPGIGALLARTGEFTERTRKRYDDTGLILDAVLEHGFTSDTGRSAIRRMNRMHRAYSISNDEMRYVLCTFVVTPIRWMDAYGWRPFTETERIASANYYRELGRHMNIRDIPETHREFAELMDAYEAEHFGYDPGARAVADSTLALMTTLPPQHHAPAWLMRRFAMALMDDALLRAFDYPRPSPLMRMLSRGALWLRGRFVRFLPPRTQPLYARQLPTIRSYPDGYDIDRIGTFPAGCPLPEHGPQPTRDARTVGETPGSPP; the protein is encoded by the coding sequence ATGCAGCGGTACGAGTGGCGGGACCGGATCGAATCGATGGATCCCGAACACGACTTCCACGAGATATACCGGATCGTGGTCGCCCACGAATTTCCGTGGGACATGAACCAGTCGTTGAGCTTCGCGCTGTATCGCACGTACGCGGTGCCCGGGATCGGTGCACTGCTGGCCAGGACCGGCGAGTTCACCGAGCGCACCCGGAAACGCTATGACGACACCGGGCTGATCCTCGACGCGGTGCTCGAACACGGCTTCACCAGTGACACCGGCCGCTCCGCGATCCGTCGGATGAATCGGATGCATCGTGCGTACTCGATCTCCAACGACGAGATGCGGTACGTGCTGTGCACGTTCGTGGTCACTCCGATCCGTTGGATGGACGCCTACGGGTGGCGGCCGTTCACCGAAACCGAGCGCATCGCAAGCGCGAACTACTATCGCGAGCTCGGCCGCCACATGAACATCCGCGACATCCCGGAGACCCACCGGGAATTCGCCGAGCTGATGGATGCTTACGAGGCCGAGCACTTCGGCTACGATCCCGGCGCGCGCGCCGTGGCCGACTCCACCCTGGCGCTGATGACGACGTTGCCACCCCAGCATCATGCGCCCGCCTGGCTGATGCGCCGCTTCGCCATGGCACTGATGGACGATGCACTGCTCCGCGCGTTCGACTATCCACGACCCTCGCCGCTCATGCGCATGCTCTCCCGGGGTGCGCTGTGGCTTCGCGGGCGATTCGTGCGGTTTCTGCCGCCGCGCACCCAACCGCTGTACGCCCGCCAATTGCCCACGATCCGCAGCTATCCGGACGGCTACGACATCGACCGGATCGGCACCTTTCCCGCAGGCTGCCCTCTTCCCGAGCACGGCCCCCAACCCACCCGGGACGCCCGTACCGTTGGCGAGACCCCCGGCTCGCCACCGTGA
- a CDS encoding AraC family transcriptional regulator, which translates to MDTHDWNEAARAVSGAYFPHELKLLSPADHLDLSMRTADLGSVTVGRIGWGAEVAIDCDYPDAYEVNMPMAGLLESAHKGEKVVSGEGEGTIFSPNIATPITRWSQDCTVVGVKFDRFGLEREMERVLASPVHRKVEVPSHIDPRIAATRSWMHFVRMLSNDLPHMRDLLSSDLMKKQVSSTITTGFILAVTPDLETTPPARPRIVNRVLDQMHDDPARPWTVADMAEVAEVSVRRLQEGFQQYVGMTPVVCLRNIRLAHAHEDLTKANDSTTVAEVAARWGFTHTGRFAAAYRSKYGMSPSESLHS; encoded by the coding sequence ATGGACACGCACGACTGGAACGAGGCTGCCCGGGCGGTCTCGGGTGCCTACTTCCCGCACGAGCTGAAACTGCTTTCGCCTGCGGACCACCTCGATCTTTCGATGCGTACTGCCGATCTGGGTTCCGTGACGGTCGGTCGGATCGGCTGGGGCGCCGAGGTCGCCATCGACTGTGACTACCCGGACGCCTACGAGGTGAACATGCCGATGGCGGGACTCCTCGAGTCAGCGCACAAAGGAGAGAAAGTCGTCTCCGGTGAGGGGGAAGGCACGATCTTCTCGCCGAACATCGCAACCCCTATTACCCGCTGGTCTCAGGATTGCACGGTCGTCGGGGTGAAGTTTGATCGCTTCGGCCTCGAGCGAGAGATGGAACGAGTGCTGGCCTCCCCGGTGCACCGCAAGGTCGAAGTGCCTTCTCATATCGATCCCCGGATAGCGGCAACCAGAAGCTGGATGCACTTCGTGCGGATGCTCTCCAACGACCTGCCGCACATGCGGGACCTACTGAGCAGCGATCTGATGAAGAAGCAGGTCTCCAGCACCATCACAACCGGGTTCATCCTCGCGGTCACTCCGGACCTCGAAACCACGCCGCCCGCTCGTCCACGCATCGTCAATCGGGTGCTCGATCAGATGCACGACGACCCGGCTCGACCGTGGACGGTCGCTGACATGGCCGAAGTCGCCGAGGTGAGCGTGCGGCGTCTCCAGGAAGGGTTCCAGCAGTATGTCGGCATGACCCCGGTGGTCTGCCTCAGGAACATCCGTCTCGCGCACGCTCACGAAGACCTGACGAAGGCCAACGATTCGACAACCGTCGCCGAGGTCGCGGCGCGATGGGGATTCACGCACACCGGGAGGTTTGCCGCAGCGTACCGGAGCAAGTACGGCATGTCGCCCTCCGAGTCCCTGCACTCATGA
- a CDS encoding cytochrome P450: MTSPDWIADITMEELEQNPYPFYERLRKEAPLAYVPALGCYVASTKEMCKRIAGADDGDFEGIIAPAGRRTFGDPAVLDANGEQHDELRAMVDPGLQPSQVDRYVDGLARPIARRYLEQFENDGHADLVAQFCEPVSVRSLGDLMGLQSVSSDKLREWFRKLNVSFTNAGVDADGNFANPDGFIPGDEAKAEIREILDPLLDKWTVEPDDSALSHWLHDGMPEGQVRDRETIYPNVFVYLLGAMQEPGHAMASTIAGLLTRPDQLERVIDDPSLIRRAITEAVRWTSPIWSATARRSTKDLTIDGVELPAGSVVMMSYGSANHDESDYDDPSRYDLDRTPIPNLAFGAGKHACAGTYFATEVVRIGLEELFEAIPNLESNTDSETDYWGWGFRSPLEVPVEWEV; this comes from the coding sequence ATGACGAGCCCGGACTGGATCGCCGACATCACGATGGAGGAGCTCGAGCAGAACCCGTATCCGTTCTACGAGCGCCTGCGCAAAGAAGCGCCGCTGGCCTACGTCCCGGCACTCGGTTGTTACGTGGCTTCGACCAAGGAGATGTGCAAGCGCATCGCCGGCGCTGACGACGGGGACTTCGAAGGCATCATCGCCCCGGCGGGCAGGCGCACCTTCGGGGATCCGGCGGTGCTCGACGCCAACGGCGAGCAGCACGACGAGCTGCGCGCCATGGTCGATCCCGGCCTGCAGCCCAGCCAGGTCGACCGTTACGTCGACGGCCTGGCACGACCCATCGCGCGTCGCTACCTCGAGCAGTTCGAGAACGACGGCCACGCTGATCTGGTCGCCCAGTTCTGCGAACCAGTCAGTGTCCGCAGCCTCGGCGATCTGATGGGGCTGCAGTCGGTGAGCTCGGACAAGCTGCGGGAGTGGTTCCGCAAGCTCAACGTGTCGTTCACCAACGCGGGAGTGGACGCCGACGGCAACTTCGCCAATCCGGACGGGTTCATCCCCGGTGACGAGGCCAAGGCCGAGATCCGCGAGATCCTCGACCCGCTGCTGGACAAGTGGACGGTCGAACCCGACGACAGTGCGCTGTCCCACTGGTTGCACGACGGCATGCCCGAAGGGCAGGTGCGCGACCGGGAGACCATCTACCCGAACGTGTTCGTGTATCTGCTCGGCGCGATGCAGGAACCGGGCCACGCGATGGCCTCCACCATCGCCGGGCTGCTCACCCGTCCGGATCAATTGGAGCGGGTGATCGACGACCCCTCGCTGATCCGTCGGGCGATCACCGAAGCCGTGCGCTGGACCTCGCCCATCTGGTCGGCCACCGCACGGCGCAGCACCAAGGACCTGACCATCGACGGCGTCGAGCTGCCGGCCGGCTCGGTGGTGATGATGTCCTACGGCTCGGCCAATCACGACGAGAGCGACTACGACGATCCGTCCCGGTACGACCTGGACCGCACGCCGATCCCGAACCTGGCCTTCGGTGCGGGCAAGCATGCCTGCGCGGGCACCTACTTCGCCACCGAGGTCGTCCGGATCGGCCTGGAAGAGCTGTTCGAGGCCATCCCCAACCTCGAGTCCAATACCGACTCCGAGACGGACTACTGGGGATGGGGCTTTCGTAGCCCGCTGGAAGTGCCCGTCGAGTGGGAAGTGTGA
- a CDS encoding DUF2267 domain-containing protein has translation MSDDSAESAGERTVTVGLVADPGLPLEIAQRVSEELPEILSRQVNNQVDWKLSVLCEDLGLDAHDRVPILGIARRKMPDEGWDLMVCLTDLPRINGNRPIIADISSAQGVALASLPAIGWMRAQHHVRDTIVHLLGILARGTLNLGTGHDKQHEIHHHVRRRSTEWVSPVRQVPAPSDQDIDVYLALTGGRGRMRLLFGMVRDNRPWRLIPSLSRAFAAATATAAFGVFYSSIWRMADALSSARLFVISLFAIMIMVLWLIAYNSLWERSRSEAERGKAVLYNAATVLTLFLGVAGMYILLFAVTLLAAIAVIAAGYLRIRLGHPVGIVDYISLVWLSSSMGTVAGALGSSLETEGSVLEATYSRREQQRRARLREREEQEQEQEQERSE, from the coding sequence ATGTCCGACGATAGTGCCGAATCCGCAGGTGAGCGCACCGTGACGGTGGGGCTGGTGGCCGATCCCGGTCTTCCCTTGGAGATCGCGCAGCGCGTGTCCGAAGAACTCCCCGAGATACTGTCCCGGCAAGTCAACAACCAGGTCGATTGGAAATTGTCCGTCCTCTGTGAGGATCTGGGTCTCGACGCTCATGACCGAGTGCCGATCCTGGGCATCGCGCGCAGGAAGATGCCCGACGAAGGGTGGGATCTCATGGTCTGCCTGACCGACCTCCCCCGGATCAACGGCAACCGCCCGATCATCGCCGACATCAGCAGTGCTCAGGGGGTGGCGTTGGCTTCGCTGCCCGCCATCGGGTGGATGCGTGCGCAGCACCACGTGCGGGACACGATCGTGCACCTCCTCGGCATTCTGGCCCGGGGGACGCTGAACCTGGGGACCGGTCACGACAAGCAGCACGAGATTCATCATCATGTCCGGCGCCGGTCGACCGAGTGGGTTTCCCCGGTGCGGCAGGTGCCCGCTCCCAGTGATCAGGACATCGATGTGTACCTGGCTTTGACCGGTGGGCGGGGCCGGATGCGGTTGCTGTTCGGGATGGTGCGCGACAACCGGCCGTGGCGTCTCATCCCCAGCTTGTCCAGAGCCTTCGCCGCGGCTACGGCCACGGCGGCGTTCGGCGTTTTCTACTCCAGTATCTGGCGGATGGCCGACGCGCTCAGTTCGGCGCGCTTGTTCGTGATCAGCCTCTTCGCGATCATGATCATGGTCCTGTGGCTCATCGCCTACAACAGTCTGTGGGAACGTTCGCGGAGTGAAGCCGAGCGGGGCAAGGCCGTGCTGTACAACGCCGCGACCGTGCTCACCCTCTTTCTGGGTGTGGCCGGCATGTACATCCTGTTGTTCGCGGTCACGTTGCTGGCGGCCATCGCCGTGATCGCTGCGGGCTATTTACGGATCCGCCTCGGGCATCCGGTCGGCATAGTCGACTACATCTCCCTGGTGTGGCTGTCCAGTTCGATGGGCACCGTCGCCGGTGCACTGGGATCCAGCCTGGAAACCGAAGGCTCCGTGCTCGAGGCGACCTACAGCAGACGGGAGCAGCAGCGCCGCGCCCGACTCCGCGAACGCGAGGAGCAGGAGCAGGAGCAGGAGCAGGAGCGGTCCGAGTAG
- a CDS encoding SMP-30/gluconolactonase/LRE family protein → MSREINTVVTELSYLECPRWHDQRIWFADFYTYRVYSAAEDGSDLRVEAEVPQQPSGLGWLPDGRLLVISMRDARLLRREFDGSLVTHADLAGYVNGHLNDMVVDSHGRAFIGEFGFDLMGGAPLEPASLLRADPDGTVNEVADGMWFPNGSVITDDGVLLVCETFGNRVTAFDITDDGALTNRRTWAQFGNPPTERDLEKLLAQVAVGSDGCCVDEEGALWIADAVGGRVLRAHQGGEIDEEIQTGTGVFACMLGGADGRTLFLCAAPDFHEENRKHAREASLLTTRVDTPHAGLP, encoded by the coding sequence ATGAGTCGCGAGATCAATACCGTTGTCACTGAACTCTCTTACCTGGAGTGTCCTCGTTGGCATGACCAGCGGATATGGTTTGCCGACTTTTACACCTACCGTGTGTACTCAGCCGCAGAGGACGGCAGCGACCTCCGGGTTGAAGCCGAAGTTCCCCAGCAGCCCTCCGGGCTGGGATGGCTTCCGGATGGTCGGCTGTTGGTGATCTCGATGCGTGACGCACGTCTGCTGCGGCGTGAGTTCGATGGCAGCCTTGTAACCCACGCCGACTTGGCCGGCTATGTCAACGGGCACCTCAATGACATGGTCGTCGATTCCCACGGCAGAGCCTTCATCGGTGAATTCGGCTTCGACCTCATGGGGGGCGCACCTCTCGAGCCAGCCAGTCTACTGCGCGCCGATCCCGACGGAACCGTCAACGAGGTTGCAGACGGCATGTGGTTTCCCAACGGCAGTGTAATCACTGACGATGGTGTACTCTTGGTCTGCGAGACATTTGGTAATCGTGTTACTGCCTTCGACATTACCGACGATGGCGCACTAACCAACCGCCGCACCTGGGCTCAGTTCGGGAATCCGCCCACTGAACGGGACCTCGAGAAACTGCTCGCCCAAGTAGCCGTTGGTTCCGACGGATGTTGTGTGGACGAAGAAGGAGCGCTCTGGATTGCCGACGCCGTGGGCGGTCGGGTCCTCCGAGCACACCAAGGCGGCGAGATCGACGAGGAAATCCAGACCGGCACCGGTGTTTTCGCCTGCATGCTCGGCGGGGCCGACGGCCGCACATTGTTCCTCTGCGCCGCACCCGATTTCCATGAGGAGAACCGCAAGCACGCGCGCGAGGCCAGTCTGCTGACAACCCGCGTCGATACTCCCCATGCGGGACTTCCATAG
- a CDS encoding helix-hairpin-helix domain-containing protein, with product MSSRGGKSTTSGSNPVPGKPRSIGAALSGWVWFGGSLALTLVTAGLLAWVPFVHAAIRMRSAALGRRAAIYAGLAVLVVILVAVTPSTAQGDPIGTTSGLLSTLMALMAVAMMITAVVQQWSLRRTLFPAGSARTRTRADAEAASNPAVAGILAARARRDQARELAAEDPLMARELRIGRPDLARTYDDGGLVDLNSAPAAVIAHICELDPADADAIVTAREHHGSGLSNIDELLVLAEMPMHTWEVIRDRAVLIAT from the coding sequence ATGAGCTCCAGGGGCGGCAAGTCCACGACATCGGGTTCGAATCCTGTGCCGGGAAAGCCGAGATCGATCGGTGCAGCACTCAGTGGGTGGGTATGGTTCGGAGGCTCCCTCGCACTGACGCTGGTCACGGCCGGACTGTTGGCGTGGGTGCCGTTCGTGCATGCCGCCATCAGGATGCGCAGTGCCGCGCTGGGGCGCCGCGCCGCGATCTACGCAGGCCTGGCCGTGCTGGTGGTGATTCTCGTCGCGGTCACTCCGAGCACTGCGCAGGGAGATCCCATCGGCACCACAAGCGGGCTGCTGAGCACGCTGATGGCTCTGATGGCGGTCGCGATGATGATTACCGCCGTAGTGCAGCAATGGTCGCTGCGCCGGACCCTGTTCCCTGCGGGCAGTGCTCGTACCCGCACCAGGGCGGACGCCGAAGCCGCATCCAATCCTGCGGTCGCCGGGATCCTGGCCGCCCGCGCTCGCCGTGACCAGGCCCGCGAGCTGGCCGCCGAGGATCCGCTGATGGCCCGTGAACTGCGCATCGGCCGCCCGGACCTGGCCCGCACCTACGACGACGGAGGCCTGGTCGACCTCAACAGCGCACCGGCGGCCGTGATCGCCCACATCTGCGAACTCGATCCCGCCGACGCCGACGCGATCGTGACTGCCCGCGAGCACCACGGCAGCGGACTCTCCAACATCGACGAACTCCTGGTACTCGCCGAAATGCCCATGCATACTTGGGAAGTGATCCGCGACCGCGCGGTCCTCATCGCCACCTGA